One genomic window of Solanum dulcamara chromosome 10, daSolDulc1.2, whole genome shotgun sequence includes the following:
- the LOC129870708 gene encoding mitochondrial import inner membrane translocase subunit TIM17-2-like, which translates to MGTPETSREPCPDRILDDVGGAFGMGAVGGSAFHFLKGIYNSPKGERLIGGTQAVRMNAPRIGGSFAVWGGLFSTFDCSMVYLRQKEDPWNSIIAGAATGGFLQMRQGLGAASRSAMFGGVLLALIEGAGIMLNKVMSAPQNFPPMDEPLPNVPGVPGYPPGQLPGQPMGQLPGQAPVSIDGMMTESSAPSSSSPTSWFGGLFGGGKKEETVTSGGSKTQVLESFDAPSPPTFEYK; encoded by the coding sequence ATGGGAACACCAGAGACCTCTCGTGAACCTTGCCCTGACCGTATACTTGATGATGTTGGCGGAGCATTTGGTATGGGTGCTGTTGGAGGTTCAGCCTTCCACTTCTTAAAAGGCATATACAACTCGCCTAAAGGTGAGCGCTTGATTGGTGGTACACAGGCTGTGCGCATGAATGCTCCTCGTATTGGTGGTAGTTTTGCTGTATGGGGTGGACTGTTCTCCACATTTGATTGTTCAATGGTTTATCTCCGGCAGAAAGAAGATCCTTGGAACTCAATTATTGCTGGTGCAGCAACTGGTGGCTTTCTACAGATGCGGCAGGGATTAGGTGCTGCTTCTAGATCAGCAATGTTTGGTGGAGTTTTACTTGCATTGATAGAGGGAGCTGGAATTATGTTAAATAAAGTCATGAGTGCTCCCCAGAATTTCCCACCCATGGATGAGCCACTACCAAATGTCCCTGGGGTGCCTGGATATCCACCTGGGCAGCTGCCTGGTCAACCAATGGGGCAGCTTCCTGGTCAAGCTCCAGTAAGTATTGATGGTATGATGACAGAATCTTCTGCACCATCCTCTTCTTCCCCAACTTCCTGGTTTGGAGGGCTTTTTGGAGGTGGAAAGAAGGAGGAAACTGTGACAAGCGGTGGTAGCAAGACACAGGTTTTAGAGAGCTTTGATGCTCCTAGCCCACCTACTTTCGAATATAAATGA